In Massilia sp. METH4, the genomic window CAAGGGCGACCCCGGCTGGTCGCACGCCAGCCTGGTGCCGGACGTGAAGAACCTGGGCGGCCGCGGCGGTGCCTGGCTGTCCGACCTGATGCTGTACATCTTCGGCTTCTCGGCCTGGTGGTTCTGCGTGTACATCGTGCGCTTCGTCTGGCGCGGCTACCGGCGGCTCACCAACAAGTTCGTGCTGGAGCAGGAAGAGGATGAAGAGCACAGCCACGAGCCCGTGATCCGCCTGATCGGCTTCGTGTTGCTGCTGACCGGCAGCATGGGCCTGGAATACCTGCGCATGTACTCGCTGCCGGTCGACCTGCCGCGCGCGCCGGGCGGCGTGCTGGGCCAGCTGATCGGCCATGCGGCGCACGTGGGCCTGGGCTTCACGGGCGCCACGCTGGTGCTGCTGCTCCTGTTCGGCATGGGCTTTTCGCTGTTCTTCCACGTGTCGTGGATGACGGTGGCCGAGCGCATCGGCGCGGGCATCGAGACGGCGATCGAGTGGGTGGTCCTGCGCTACGAGGACCGCCAGGACCGCCGCCAGGGCCAGGCCGCCACCGTGAAGCGCGAGGAAGTGGTGGTGAAGGAGCGCGAGAAGTACGTGGAGAAGCACCCCGTGGCGGAGCCGGTGCTGAAGGTGGAGCCGCAGATGGTGGTGGTGCCGAAGGCCGAGCCGCGCGCCGAACCGCGCGTTGATCCGATCGCGAAGGAGAAGCAGCAGCCGCTGTTCACCGAGGCCGACCTGCCGCCGCGCGAAAAGCCGACGCTGTTCCAGAACATCGACAATACCGACCTGCCGCCGCTGGCGCTGCTCGACGAGCCGCCGCCGGCGCAGGAAACGATCTCCATCGAAACGCTCGAATTCACCAGCCGCCTGATCGAGAAAAAGTTGTCGGACTTCGGCGTGGAAGCCAAGGTCGTCGCGGCCTATCCGGGCCCCGTCGTCACGCGCTACGAGATCGAGCCGGCCACCGGCGTGAAGGGCAGCCAGATCGTCAACCTGGCGCGCGACCTGGCGCGTTCGCTGTCGCTCACCTCCATCCGCGTGGTCGAAACGATCCCCGGCAAGAACTACATGGCGCTGGAGCTGCCGAACTCGAAGCGCCAGATCGTGCGCCTGACCGAGATCCTCGGCTCGAAGGTGTACAACGACAGCGCATCGGCGCTGACCGTGGCGCTGGGCAAGGATATCGCCGGCAAGCCGGTGGTGGCCGACCTGGCGAAGATGCCGCACCTGCTGGTCGCCGGTACCACGGGTTCCGGTAAATCGGTGGGTATCAACGCCACGATCCTGTCGCTGCTGTACAAGGCCGACCCGCACGACGTACGCATGATCCTGATCGACCCGAAGATGCTGGAAATGTCGGTCTACGAAGGCATCCCGCACCTGCTGGCGCCCGTGGTGACGGACATGCGCCAGGCCGGCCATGCGCTGAACTGGGCGGTGAACGAGATGGAACGGCGCTACAAGCTGATGTCGAAGCTTGGCGTGCGTAACCTGGCTGGCTACAACGCGAAGATCGCGGAGGCGGCCAAGAAGGAACAGCATATCCCGAACCCGTTCTCGCTCACGCCGGATGCGCCGGAGCCGCTGGAAAAGCTGCCGACGATCGTCATCATCATCGACGAACTGGCCGACCTGATGATGGTGGTCGGCAAGAAGGTGGAAGAGCTGATCGCCCGTATCGCGCAAAAGGCGCGCGCGGCCGGCCTGCACTTGATTCTCGCCACGCAGCGCCCATCCGTCGACGTGATCACGGGCCTGATCAAGGCGAACATCCCCACGCGTATCGCGTTCCAGGTGTCGTCGAAGATCGACTCCCGCACGATTCTCGACCAGATGGGCGCCGAGACGCTGCTGGGCATGGGCGACATGCTGTACATGCCGCCGGGTACGGGCCTGCCGATCCGCGTGCACGGCGCCTTCGTGTCCGACGACGAGGTGCACCGCGTGGTGGCGCACCTGAAGGAACAGGGCGAGCCGAACTACGTGGATGGCATACTCGAAGGCGGCACGCTGGAAGGCGAGGGCGGTGGCGGCGGCGACGGGGCCATGGCGGGCGAGGGCGGTGGCGAAGCCGACCCGATGTACGACCAGGCCGTGCAGGTGGTGCTCAAGCACCGCCGCGCCTCGATCTCGCTGGTGCAGCGCCACCTGCGCATCGGCTACAACCGCGCGGCGCGCCTGCTGGAACAGATGGAACAGAGTGGCGTGGTCTCGGCCATGCAATCGAACGGCAACCGGGACATCCTGGTGCCCGCCGCCTCCGCGGAATAAATAGGATAAATAATATGAAGCGTTTCATGCTGGCCGCATCGGTTTCGTTGACCTTCGCGGCCTCCTTTGCGGGCGCCGCCCACGCGGCAGCCCTGGACCAGTTCAAGTCCTTCGTGGCCTCCACCAAGTCCGCGCGCGGCGAATTCACGCAGACGATGACGAAGAACGTCGACGGCGCGAAGAAGACGTCCGCGCCCTCCACGGGCACCTTCGTGTTCGCCCGCCCGGGCAAGTTCATCTGGACTTACCAGAAGCCGTATGAACAGGTGCTGCAAGCCGACGGCGAGCAGCTGTACATCTACGACAAGGACCTGAACCAGGTGACGGTGAAGAAGCTGGGCGATGCGCTGGGCTCCTCGCCGGCCGCGATCCTGTTCGGTTCCAATGACCTGGAAAAGAATTTCACCCTGTCCGAAGCGGGTGCGCGCGACGGCATGGAATGGCTGAAGGCCGTGCCGAAGGCAAAGGACACGAGCTTCGAACTGATCTCGATCGGCTTGAAGAACGGCCAGCCCGAAGCAATGGAGCTGAAGGATAACTTCGGCCAGGTGTCCACGCTGGCATTCAAGAAGTTCGAGAAGAACCCGGCGCTGGGCGCGACCGCGTTCAAGTTCGACGTGCCGAAGGGCGCGGACGTCGTCAAACAGTAAGGCACTCATGGCCGATCTCTTTTCCGCCGAGCCGCGCCAACCGCTGGCCGAGGCGCTGCGCCCCAAGACGCTGGACGAAGTGATCGGCCAGCAGCACCTGCTCGGCGAAGGCAAGCCGCTGCGCCTGGCCTTCCAGGCCGGCAAGCCGCACTCGATGATCCTGTGGGGCCCGCCCGGCGTCGGCAAGACCACGCTGGCACGACTCACGGCCAATGCCTTCGACTCGGCGTTCATCGCGCTCTCCGCCGTGTTCGCGGGCGTGAAGGATATCCGCGCCGCGATGGAACAGGCGCAGCAGAACCTGGACCAGTTCGGCCGCCACACGATCCTGTTCGTGGACGAGATCCACCGCTTCAACAAGGCGCAGCAGGATGCGTTGCTGCCGTTCGTGGAATCGGGCCTGGTCACGTTCATCGGCGCCACGACGGAAAATCCCAGCTTCGAAGTCAACTCGGCACTGCTGTCGCGCGCCCAGGTCTACGTGCTCAAGTCGTTGACCGACGCGGAGATGCGCCAGCTGCTGGAAAAGGCACGCGCATCGGCGCTGTCCGGCCTCACGTTCGACGACGTGGCGATCGACACGCTGGTCGGCTTCGCCGATGGCGATGCGCGCCGCTTCCTGAACCTGCTCGAACAGGCCGACACGGCGGCCCGTTCGGCGCGCATCACGCACATCGACGCGAAGTTCGTCGAGAACGCGATGACGTTGAATGCCCGCCGCTTCGACAAGGGCGGCGACAACTTCTACGACCAGATCTCGGCGCTGCACAAGTCCGTGCGCGGTTCGCATCCGGACGCGGCGCTGTACTGGTTCTGCCGCATGATCGACGGCGGCGCCGATCCGCGCTACCTGGCGCGCCGCATCATCCGCATGGCGTGGGAAGACATCGGCCTGGCCGATCCGCGCGCGCTGACGATCGTGAACGACGCCGCCGAGACCTACGAGCGGCTGGGCTCACCCGAGGGCGAGCTGGCGCTGGGGCAGGCCGTCGTCTATCTCGCCATCGCGGCCAAGTCGAACGCCGGCTACAACGCCTTCAATGCGGCGATGGCGTTCGTGAAGAAGGACAAGTCGCGCGAAGTGCCTGTCCACCTGCGCAATGCGCCGACGAAGCTGATGAAGGAGCTGGGGTACGGGCACGAGTATCGCTATGCGCATGACGAGCCGAATGCCTATGCCGCCGGCGAAACCTACCTGCCGGACGGCATGCCAGAGCCGCGCTGGTACCAGCCGGTACCGCGCGGGGTGGAGAGCAAGATTGCCGAGAAGCTGGCGTGGTTGAGGGAGCTGGATCGGCAGGCGGGGGAGGAGTAACCGCCCGTCAGTCCTGGGCGCGCCCCTTGCGGCGGCGGGCCCAGCCGACCATCGCGAGGCCGGCGCCCAGCATCGCATATGTGGCGGGCTCGGGCACCGGGCTGAGCGGATCGAGGCGCACGTCGAAGCACTCGTCGCTGTCTGCGCGGCAGCCCATGCCAACGAACTGGCCGAGCGAATTCATGCCGTCGACCGAATACAGGACTTGCCAGCCATCCTCGGACGCGATTTCGTCCAGGCCGTAGGTTTCGCCGTTGAGCAAGGCCAGGCGCCCCGTGTTGCTGCTCCAGGTGTCGCCGCCCATGGCGTAGCCGCGCGCATAGTCGATGCCGGCGATGTAGCCGAGATCGTAAGGGTAGCTGACGACACCATCCTTGATGTGATAGCTGACGGCGCCGCCGAAATCGTTGGTCGAGTAGCCGCCGGAATATCCGCCGTCCGGCTCGAAACTGTAGACCGGCCGGTTGGACGGCGTTTCCAGCTTCGTCATCACCCCGTTCTCGTAGATGAAGTTGTACCAGGTGCCAGTCGCATCCTGAGAGCGGCCGAGCACGCGGCCGTTCGCATCGATGTCTGAAACGGAACTGTCCCGGCCGCCAAGCGTGCCGACATCGACCAGGCCGCCGCTTTCTGTCCAGATGAAGCCATGCGATGCGCCGCTTGCCGTCCTCGAGTAGCCGAGCACGGTACCGTTGTCGGTGATCCTGTGGGCAGACGTGTAGTTGCCGCCGAATGAGCCCAAGTCCCGCATCGTGCCGTTGCTGTACAAGAACGCGCGCGTCTCTTCGCTCGCGTTCGTGGAAGTGCCGACGACTTGTCCCAGGTTGTTGATGTCGAAGCCACTGCTGTCCCGGCCGCCAAGCGTGCCGAGCACGGTCT contains:
- a CDS encoding DNA translocase FtsK 4TM domain-containing protein; the encoded protein is MSKSTQQTSNSYRRKTTERQPLPNRLVRLLSEARWFALVVASLYFFIILASYHKGDPGWSHASLVPDVKNLGGRGGAWLSDLMLYIFGFSAWWFCVYIVRFVWRGYRRLTNKFVLEQEEDEEHSHEPVIRLIGFVLLLTGSMGLEYLRMYSLPVDLPRAPGGVLGQLIGHAAHVGLGFTGATLVLLLLFGMGFSLFFHVSWMTVAERIGAGIETAIEWVVLRYEDRQDRRQGQAATVKREEVVVKEREKYVEKHPVAEPVLKVEPQMVVVPKAEPRAEPRVDPIAKEKQQPLFTEADLPPREKPTLFQNIDNTDLPPLALLDEPPPAQETISIETLEFTSRLIEKKLSDFGVEAKVVAAYPGPVVTRYEIEPATGVKGSQIVNLARDLARSLSLTSIRVVETIPGKNYMALELPNSKRQIVRLTEILGSKVYNDSASALTVALGKDIAGKPVVADLAKMPHLLVAGTTGSGKSVGINATILSLLYKADPHDVRMILIDPKMLEMSVYEGIPHLLAPVVTDMRQAGHALNWAVNEMERRYKLMSKLGVRNLAGYNAKIAEAAKKEQHIPNPFSLTPDAPEPLEKLPTIVIIIDELADLMMVVGKKVEELIARIAQKARAAGLHLILATQRPSVDVITGLIKANIPTRIAFQVSSKIDSRTILDQMGAETLLGMGDMLYMPPGTGLPIRVHGAFVSDDEVHRVVAHLKEQGEPNYVDGILEGGTLEGEGGGGGDGAMAGEGGGEADPMYDQAVQVVLKHRRASISLVQRHLRIGYNRAARLLEQMEQSGVVSAMQSNGNRDILVPAASAE
- the lolA gene encoding outer membrane lipoprotein chaperone LolA, with protein sequence MKRFMLAASVSLTFAASFAGAAHAAALDQFKSFVASTKSARGEFTQTMTKNVDGAKKTSAPSTGTFVFARPGKFIWTYQKPYEQVLQADGEQLYIYDKDLNQVTVKKLGDALGSSPAAILFGSNDLEKNFTLSEAGARDGMEWLKAVPKAKDTSFELISIGLKNGQPEAMELKDNFGQVSTLAFKKFEKNPALGATAFKFDVPKGADVVKQ
- a CDS encoding replication-associated recombination protein A, giving the protein MADLFSAEPRQPLAEALRPKTLDEVIGQQHLLGEGKPLRLAFQAGKPHSMILWGPPGVGKTTLARLTANAFDSAFIALSAVFAGVKDIRAAMEQAQQNLDQFGRHTILFVDEIHRFNKAQQDALLPFVESGLVTFIGATTENPSFEVNSALLSRAQVYVLKSLTDAEMRQLLEKARASALSGLTFDDVAIDTLVGFADGDARRFLNLLEQADTAARSARITHIDAKFVENAMTLNARRFDKGGDNFYDQISALHKSVRGSHPDAALYWFCRMIDGGADPRYLARRIIRMAWEDIGLADPRALTIVNDAAETYERLGSPEGELALGQAVVYLAIAAKSNAGYNAFNAAMAFVKKDKSREVPVHLRNAPTKLMKELGYGHEYRYAHDEPNAYAAGETYLPDGMPEPRWYQPVPRGVESKIAEKLAWLRELDRQAGEE
- a CDS encoding PEP-CTERM sorting domain-containing protein, translating into MIQTMPGWPAHTHGEDMRFVTVFCSAMLLAGSAVAATPPKFNVVILPVQEGTGGINDRGQILQWHYVGLGRQAAILTGNQQTVLGTLGGRDSSGFDINNLGQVVGTSTNASEETRAFLYSNGTMRDLGSFGGNYTSAHRITDNGTVLGYSRTASGASHGFIWTESGGLVDVGTLGGRDSSVSDIDANGRVLGRSQDATGTWYNFIYENGVMTKLETPSNRPVYSFEPDGGYSGGYSTNDFGGAVSYHIKDGVVSYPYDLGYIAGIDYARGYAMGGDTWSSNTGRLALLNGETYGLDEIASEDGWQVLYSVDGMNSLGQFVGMGCRADSDECFDVRLDPLSPVPEPATYAMLGAGLAMVGWARRRKGRAQD